The following proteins come from a genomic window of Sorghum bicolor cultivar BTx623 chromosome 3, Sorghum_bicolor_NCBIv3, whole genome shotgun sequence:
- the LOC8060324 gene encoding protein FAM91A1 isoform X1, producing the protein MSATVEEQMVVKAIREECPWESLPKRLQSTLQTKDEWHRRIVEYCIRKRLQWNTCFARRVCREGEYYEEMMRYLRRNLALYPYHLADYICRVMRISPFRYYCDILFEAMKNEQPYDSIPNFTAADALRLTGVGRNEFIDIMNKCRSKKLMWKLNKSIAKEMLPTQPVDIPVEPWWGVCLVNFTLEEFKKVSEEETATIDKICKEEANSYVLFDPKVIDGLYKRGLVYFDVPVYPDDRFKVSRLENFVSNKDQSYEDPIEELLYAVFVVSSANATVAELAATLQADLYQLQAAASFACRLGWATKVMDTDSVLNDEGAPAFPSSILSDDEEGSNTSINSEKSGQQLISTDSDGPRKISGTAHVGFVVDANVTSYLMMGSLSPGLKSHAVTLYEAGKLGSSCIAELCSDLASLEGKKFEGVLEEFASHAFSLRCFLECLQSGGVSANEITDNAGEAKTPRSSVHDIDNAADHLAKVNIEGVADNNHNEVSEHNQCVGDLDSSDGNILSPALAIPEHAESMAKNDEENDSTVQLDVSTESRVLKNKRKYKVDILRCESLASLAPATLERLFLRDYDIIVSMVPLPSSSVLPGPSGPIHFGPPSYSSMTPWMKLVLYTAGHCGPVSAVFMKGLRFRLLPEPLAGCEKALIWSWDGSSVGGLGGKFEGNLVKGNLLLHCLNSMLKQSAVLVQPLSIHDLNTSGNLVTVDIPLPLKNDDQSIESVVAQTNLPKEQILDLTSVLKDLSSKFELSTLGYLRLLRLHRIDEPDKFDPENVSYQWVPLSLEFGIPLFSPKLCEKICERVVASYMLQKDYLNEHSDVMQNVRRQLRELCSEYQATGPIAKLFNKRGSSRDSPRALINSISGRWNLSNDPSTPTSGEAPSEHERLKFAGRQRCRTEVVSFDGSTVRSYALSPEHNEATFRPNSEEQSSIHDVKPDPEETESKDVVLPGVNLIFDGAELHPFDIAACLQARQPLWLISEASTASSALL; encoded by the exons ATGTCGGCGACGGTGGAGGAGCAGATGGTGGTGAAGGCGATCCGGGAGGAGTGCCCCTGGGAGTCGCTCCCCAAGCGCCTCCAGTCCACGCTCCAGACCAAGGACGAGTGGCACCGCAG GATTGTTGAGTATTGTATCCGAAAACGGTTGCAATGGAATACCTGCTTTGCCCGTAGAGTATGCAGAGAAGGGGAATACTATGAAGAAATGATGCGCTACCTTCGGAGGAACCTTGCA TTATACCCATACCACCTTGCAGACTATATATGCCGAGTAATGAGGATCTCGCCTTTCAGATATTATTGTGACATCCTTTTTGAAGCTATGAAGAACG AACAACCATATGATAGTATTCCGAACTTCACTGCTGCTGATGCACTAAGGCTTACTGGTGTTGGGAGAAACGAGTTTATTGATATTATGAACAAATGCAGATCAAAG AAACTAATGTGGAAGCTGAACAAATCGATTGCAAAAGAAATGCTGCCTACACAGCCTGTTGACATCCCAGTTGAGCCTTGGTGGGGGGTTTGTCTTGTTAACTTTACACTGGAAGAGTTCAAG AAAGTTTCAGAAGAAGAGACAGCAACAATAGACAAAATATGTAAAGAGGAAGCCAATTCATATGTTCTTTTTGATCCAAAGGTTATAGACGGACTTTATAAAAGAGGGCTAGTGTACTTCGATGTGCCTGTTTACCCAGATGACCGTTTCAAAG TTTCTAGGCTTGAAAATTTTGTTTCCAATAAGGATCAATCATATGAAGACCCAATTGAAGA GCTATTGTATGCTGTATTTGTTGTATCAAGTGCTAATGCTACTGTTGCTGAACTGGCTGCAACTTTACAAGCTGACCTCTATCAACTCCAAGCAGCTGCATCGTTTGCTTGCCGATTGGGCTGGGCTACGAAAGTCATGGACACAGACTCTGTTCTTAATGATGAAGGTGCACCTGCGTTTCCTAGTAGTATTCTTAGCGATGATGAAGAAGGTTCGAATACAAGTATCAACTCAGAGAAGTCTGGTCAACAATTGATTAGCACGGATTCTGATGGACCCAGGAAAATTTCTGGAACTGCTCATGTGGGCTTCGTTGTTGATGCCAATGTTACGTCATACTTGATGATGGGCTCACTATCGCCAG GGTTAAAATCTCATGCTGTCACACTCTATGAGGCTGGAAAACTGGGTTCTTCTTGCATTGCAGAGCTATGTAGTGATCTGGCTAGCTTAGAGGGAAAGAAATTTGAGGGTGTGCTAGAGGAGTTTGCAAGTCATGCATTCAGTCTGCGATGCTTCTTGGAGTGTTTACAGTCTGGTGGAGTTTCCGCAAATGAAATTACTGATAATGCTGGTGAAGCAAAGACTCCAAGAAGCTCTGTTCATGATATTGACAATGCCGCTGACCATTTGGCCAAGGTAAACATTGAGGGTGTTGCTGACAATAATCATAATGAAGTTTCCGAGCATAACCAGTGTGTAGGTGATTTAGATAGTAGTGATGGGAATATACTATCACCAGCTTTGGCTATACCGGAACATGCAGAAAGCATGGCAAAAAATGACGAGGAGAATGATTCAACCGTGCAGCTAGATGTTTCAACTGAATCTCGAGTTTTGAAGAACAAAAGGAAGTACAAAGTTGATATTCTTCGATGTGAGAGCTTAGCCTCACTTGCCCCAGCTACATTGGAACGGCTATTCCTTCGGGACTATGACATTATTGTGTCAAtggttcctcttccttcttcgtCAGTTCTTCCAGGCCCTTCAGGCCCAATTCATTTTGGACCACCCTCTTATTCCTCCATGACACCTTGGATGAAACTAGTACTGTATACAGCAGGACATTGTGGACCGGTATCTGCTGTGTTCATGAAAGGGCTACGTTTTAGATTGCTGCCTGAACCATTAGCTGGTTGTGAGAAGGCACTGATATGGTCTTGGGATGGCTCTTCGGTGGGTGGCTTAGGGGGGAAATTTGAAGGGAATTTAGTGAAGGGCAACTTATTGTTACACTGCTTGAATTCGATGCTTAAACAATCTGCTGTGCTGGTGCAACCACTTAGCATACATGATCTTAACACGTCAGGAAACCTTGTTACTGTGGATATCCCTTTACCCCTAAAAAATGATGATCAGTCAATTGAATCTGTGGTAGCTCAAACTAATTTGCCAAAGGAACAGATCTTAGATTTGACTTCTGTATTGAAAGACCTATCTAGTAAATTTGAGCTGAGCACACTTGGCTACCTCCGTCTACTGAGACTTCACAGGATTGATGAACCAGATAAATTTGACCCAGAAAATGTAAGCTACCAGTGGGTGCCTTTGAGCTTGGAGTTCGGGATTCCCTTATTCAGTCCAAAGTTGTGCGAGAAGATTTGTGAAAGGGTGGTTGCATCCTATATGCTTCAGAAAGATTATCTCAATGAGCATTCTGATGTGATGCAAAATGTGAGAAGGCAGCTGAGAGAACTTTGCAGTGAATATCAAGCAACTGGTCCAATAGCTAAGTTATTTAACAAGCGTGGAAGCTCAAGGGACTCGccacgtgccttgatcaatagTATTAGTGGCAGATGGAATCTCTCTAATGACCCTTCAACACCAACTAGTGGAGAAGCCCCAAGTGAACACGAGAGGCTAAAATTTGCTGGAAGGCAGCGATGCCGAACGGAAGTTGTGAGCTTTGATGGGAGCACTGTCAG GTCATATGCACTTAGTCCTGAGCACAATGAGGCTACCTTCAGACCTAACTCTGAAGAACAATCGTCCATACATGATGTAAAACCAGATCCAGAGGAAACCGAGAGCAAGGATGTAGTCTTACCAGGAGTAAATCTTATATTTGATGGAGCCGAATTACACCCCTTTGATATTGCTGCATGCCTTCAAGCACGCCAGCCTCTTTGGCTTATATCTGAGGCATCAACTGCTTCATCGGCATTACTATGA
- the LOC110433635 gene encoding keratin, type II cytoskeletal 2 epidermal-like has product MRLSSGSGGSGGGGSRSSSSGSSGGSGSRSDSGSSSGGGGSRSGGSGSKGGGSRSGGGSRGGGSRSGSGSKGGGSRSGGGSRGGGSRGTTNYDDDDSVLDVLDYDDSSAGARGGAWKTGVAATFLAVASLLYI; this is encoded by the coding sequence ATGCGCTTGTCCTCCGGCAGCGGCGGCTCCGGCGGAGGGGGTTCTCGTTCCAGCAGCAGCGGATCAAGTGGCGGTTCTGGTTCTCGTTCCGACAGTGGATCATCAAGCGGCGGTGGCGGTTCTCGTTCCGGCGGCAGCGGGTCAAAGGGCGGCGGTTCCCGTTCCGGCGGTGGATCAAGAGGCGGTGGCTCTCGTTCCGGCAGCGGGTCAAAGGGCGGCGGTTCCCGTTCCGGCGGTGGATCAAGAGGCGGCGGCTCGAGAGGCACCACGaactatgatgatgatgatagcgTGCTTGACGTGCTCGATTACGACGATTCGTCTGCCGGTGCCCGCGGCGGCGCTTGGAAGACTGGAGTCGCTGCCACGTTTCTTGCCGTCGCCTCGCTCTTGTACATCTAG
- the LOC8060322 gene encoding homeobox protein knotted-1-like 1 has protein sequence MEDLYSIHPGISRVGGAASEASVAGVGGPSPSDLTELMKAQIASHPRYPSLLSAYIECRKVGAPPQVASLLEEVSRDRERRPGAGAGEIGVDPELDEFMDSYCRVLVRYKEELSRPFDEAASFLSSIQAQLSNLCSAGSSPAATATHSDDMMGSSEDEQCSGDTDVPDIGQEHSSRLADHELKEMLLKKYSGCLSRLRSEFLKKRKKGKLPKDARTVLLEWWNTHYRWPYPTEEDKVRLAAMTGLDPKQINNWFINQRKRHWKPSEDMRFALMEGVAGGSSGTTLYFDTGTIGP, from the exons ATGGAGGATCTGTACAGCATCCACCCAGGGATCTCGCGGGTCGGCGGCGCGGCGAGCGAGGCGTCCGTCGCCGGCGTCGGCGGCCCCTCGCCGTCGGATCTGACGGAGCTCATGAAGGCGCAGATCGCCAGCCACCCTCGCTACCCCTCCCTCCTCTCCGCCTACATCGAGTGCCGCAAG GTGGGAGCACCTCCGCAGGTGGCGTCGCTGCTGGAGGAGGTCAGCCGGGACCGGGAGAGGcgccccggcgccggcgccggggagATCGGCGTCGATCCCGAGCTCGACGAGTTCATG GACTCCTACTGCCGGGTGCTGGTGCGGTACAAGGAGGAGCTGTCGCGGCCGTTCGACGAGGCCGCGTCGTTCCTGAGCAGCATCCAGGCGCAGCTCAGCAACCTCTGCAGCGCCGGCAGCTCGCCGGCGGCGACCGCCACGCACTCCG ATGACATGATGGGGTCGTCTGAGGATGAGCAGTGCTCAGGGGACACTGATGTGCCAGACATAGGGCAAGAACATAGCTCTCGCTTAGCTGACCACGAACTCAAGGAAATGCTTCTTAAGAAGTACAGTGGATGCCTCAGCCGTCTTCGTTCGGAGTTCCTGAAGAAGCGGAAGAAAGGGAAGCTACCGAAGGATGCACGGACAGTATTACTAGAGTGGTGGAACACTCACTACCGCTGGCCTTATCCTACG GAGGAAGATAAGGTGAGGCTTGCAGCGATGACCGGTCTCGACCCAAAGCAGATCAACAATTGGTTCATCAACCAGAGGAAGAGGCATTGGAAACCATCGGAGGACATGCGGTTCGCGCTCATGGAGGGTGTTGCGGGTGGATCTTCTGGGACAACACTCTACTTCGATACAGGCACAATTGGACCCTGA
- the LOC8060324 gene encoding protein FAM91A1 isoform X2 — MRISPFRYYCDILFEAMKNEQPYDSIPNFTAADALRLTGVGRNEFIDIMNKCRSKKLMWKLNKSIAKEMLPTQPVDIPVEPWWGVCLVNFTLEEFKKVSEEETATIDKICKEEANSYVLFDPKVIDGLYKRGLVYFDVPVYPDDRFKVSRLENFVSNKDQSYEDPIEELLYAVFVVSSANATVAELAATLQADLYQLQAAASFACRLGWATKVMDTDSVLNDEGAPAFPSSILSDDEEGSNTSINSEKSGQQLISTDSDGPRKISGTAHVGFVVDANVTSYLMMGSLSPGLKSHAVTLYEAGKLGSSCIAELCSDLASLEGKKFEGVLEEFASHAFSLRCFLECLQSGGVSANEITDNAGEAKTPRSSVHDIDNAADHLAKVNIEGVADNNHNEVSEHNQCVGDLDSSDGNILSPALAIPEHAESMAKNDEENDSTVQLDVSTESRVLKNKRKYKVDILRCESLASLAPATLERLFLRDYDIIVSMVPLPSSSVLPGPSGPIHFGPPSYSSMTPWMKLVLYTAGHCGPVSAVFMKGLRFRLLPEPLAGCEKALIWSWDGSSVGGLGGKFEGNLVKGNLLLHCLNSMLKQSAVLVQPLSIHDLNTSGNLVTVDIPLPLKNDDQSIESVVAQTNLPKEQILDLTSVLKDLSSKFELSTLGYLRLLRLHRIDEPDKFDPENVSYQWVPLSLEFGIPLFSPKLCEKICERVVASYMLQKDYLNEHSDVMQNVRRQLRELCSEYQATGPIAKLFNKRGSSRDSPRALINSISGRWNLSNDPSTPTSGEAPSEHERLKFAGRQRCRTEVVSFDGSTVRSYALSPEHNEATFRPNSEEQSSIHDVKPDPEETESKDVVLPGVNLIFDGAELHPFDIAACLQARQPLWLISEASTASSALL, encoded by the exons ATGAGGATCTCGCCTTTCAGATATTATTGTGACATCCTTTTTGAAGCTATGAAGAACG AACAACCATATGATAGTATTCCGAACTTCACTGCTGCTGATGCACTAAGGCTTACTGGTGTTGGGAGAAACGAGTTTATTGATATTATGAACAAATGCAGATCAAAG AAACTAATGTGGAAGCTGAACAAATCGATTGCAAAAGAAATGCTGCCTACACAGCCTGTTGACATCCCAGTTGAGCCTTGGTGGGGGGTTTGTCTTGTTAACTTTACACTGGAAGAGTTCAAG AAAGTTTCAGAAGAAGAGACAGCAACAATAGACAAAATATGTAAAGAGGAAGCCAATTCATATGTTCTTTTTGATCCAAAGGTTATAGACGGACTTTATAAAAGAGGGCTAGTGTACTTCGATGTGCCTGTTTACCCAGATGACCGTTTCAAAG TTTCTAGGCTTGAAAATTTTGTTTCCAATAAGGATCAATCATATGAAGACCCAATTGAAGA GCTATTGTATGCTGTATTTGTTGTATCAAGTGCTAATGCTACTGTTGCTGAACTGGCTGCAACTTTACAAGCTGACCTCTATCAACTCCAAGCAGCTGCATCGTTTGCTTGCCGATTGGGCTGGGCTACGAAAGTCATGGACACAGACTCTGTTCTTAATGATGAAGGTGCACCTGCGTTTCCTAGTAGTATTCTTAGCGATGATGAAGAAGGTTCGAATACAAGTATCAACTCAGAGAAGTCTGGTCAACAATTGATTAGCACGGATTCTGATGGACCCAGGAAAATTTCTGGAACTGCTCATGTGGGCTTCGTTGTTGATGCCAATGTTACGTCATACTTGATGATGGGCTCACTATCGCCAG GGTTAAAATCTCATGCTGTCACACTCTATGAGGCTGGAAAACTGGGTTCTTCTTGCATTGCAGAGCTATGTAGTGATCTGGCTAGCTTAGAGGGAAAGAAATTTGAGGGTGTGCTAGAGGAGTTTGCAAGTCATGCATTCAGTCTGCGATGCTTCTTGGAGTGTTTACAGTCTGGTGGAGTTTCCGCAAATGAAATTACTGATAATGCTGGTGAAGCAAAGACTCCAAGAAGCTCTGTTCATGATATTGACAATGCCGCTGACCATTTGGCCAAGGTAAACATTGAGGGTGTTGCTGACAATAATCATAATGAAGTTTCCGAGCATAACCAGTGTGTAGGTGATTTAGATAGTAGTGATGGGAATATACTATCACCAGCTTTGGCTATACCGGAACATGCAGAAAGCATGGCAAAAAATGACGAGGAGAATGATTCAACCGTGCAGCTAGATGTTTCAACTGAATCTCGAGTTTTGAAGAACAAAAGGAAGTACAAAGTTGATATTCTTCGATGTGAGAGCTTAGCCTCACTTGCCCCAGCTACATTGGAACGGCTATTCCTTCGGGACTATGACATTATTGTGTCAAtggttcctcttccttcttcgtCAGTTCTTCCAGGCCCTTCAGGCCCAATTCATTTTGGACCACCCTCTTATTCCTCCATGACACCTTGGATGAAACTAGTACTGTATACAGCAGGACATTGTGGACCGGTATCTGCTGTGTTCATGAAAGGGCTACGTTTTAGATTGCTGCCTGAACCATTAGCTGGTTGTGAGAAGGCACTGATATGGTCTTGGGATGGCTCTTCGGTGGGTGGCTTAGGGGGGAAATTTGAAGGGAATTTAGTGAAGGGCAACTTATTGTTACACTGCTTGAATTCGATGCTTAAACAATCTGCTGTGCTGGTGCAACCACTTAGCATACATGATCTTAACACGTCAGGAAACCTTGTTACTGTGGATATCCCTTTACCCCTAAAAAATGATGATCAGTCAATTGAATCTGTGGTAGCTCAAACTAATTTGCCAAAGGAACAGATCTTAGATTTGACTTCTGTATTGAAAGACCTATCTAGTAAATTTGAGCTGAGCACACTTGGCTACCTCCGTCTACTGAGACTTCACAGGATTGATGAACCAGATAAATTTGACCCAGAAAATGTAAGCTACCAGTGGGTGCCTTTGAGCTTGGAGTTCGGGATTCCCTTATTCAGTCCAAAGTTGTGCGAGAAGATTTGTGAAAGGGTGGTTGCATCCTATATGCTTCAGAAAGATTATCTCAATGAGCATTCTGATGTGATGCAAAATGTGAGAAGGCAGCTGAGAGAACTTTGCAGTGAATATCAAGCAACTGGTCCAATAGCTAAGTTATTTAACAAGCGTGGAAGCTCAAGGGACTCGccacgtgccttgatcaatagTATTAGTGGCAGATGGAATCTCTCTAATGACCCTTCAACACCAACTAGTGGAGAAGCCCCAAGTGAACACGAGAGGCTAAAATTTGCTGGAAGGCAGCGATGCCGAACGGAAGTTGTGAGCTTTGATGGGAGCACTGTCAG GTCATATGCACTTAGTCCTGAGCACAATGAGGCTACCTTCAGACCTAACTCTGAAGAACAATCGTCCATACATGATGTAAAACCAGATCCAGAGGAAACCGAGAGCAAGGATGTAGTCTTACCAGGAGTAAATCTTATATTTGATGGAGCCGAATTACACCCCTTTGATATTGCTGCATGCCTTCAAGCACGCCAGCCTCTTTGGCTTATATCTGAGGCATCAACTGCTTCATCGGCATTACTATGA